In Achromobacter xylosoxidans A8, a single window of DNA contains:
- a CDS encoding glutathione S-transferase family protein has protein sequence MQTAQTSALTFYSFPLSGHAHRVALMLSLLEVPHRKVDVDLRGGEHKRPAFLALNSFGQVPVIDDNGVVVADSTAILVYLAKRYNGQAWLPEDPAGAAAVQRWLSVASGQLVNGPNAARLVVLFGASHDVDSTLARAHALLQVMDGELTARDFLAGAAPTIADVACYAYVAHAPEGNVSLEAYPHVRAWLRRIESLPRFVPMPKSPVGLLAA, from the coding sequence ATGCAAACCGCCCAGACCTCTGCGCTGACGTTCTACAGCTTCCCCCTGTCCGGCCACGCCCATCGCGTCGCCCTGATGCTGTCCCTGCTGGAGGTGCCGCACCGCAAGGTGGATGTGGACCTGCGCGGCGGCGAGCACAAGCGCCCCGCATTCCTGGCCCTCAATTCCTTTGGCCAGGTGCCGGTCATCGACGACAACGGCGTCGTGGTGGCCGATTCCACCGCGATCCTGGTCTATCTGGCCAAGCGCTACAACGGCCAGGCCTGGCTGCCGGAGGATCCCGCCGGCGCGGCAGCGGTACAGCGCTGGTTGTCGGTGGCCTCGGGGCAACTGGTGAACGGTCCGAATGCGGCGCGCCTGGTGGTGCTGTTCGGCGCGTCCCATGACGTGGACAGCACGTTGGCCCGCGCGCATGCCTTGCTGCAGGTCATGGACGGCGAACTGACGGCGCGCGATTTCCTGGCGGGGGCGGCGCCCACCATCGCGGATGTGGCTTGTTATGCCTACGTGGCGCACGCGCCGGAAGGTAATGTGTCGCTGGAAGCCTATCCTCACGTGCGCGCCTGGCTGCGCCGCATCGAAAGCCTGCCGCGCTTCGTGCCCATGCCCAAGTCGCCCGTGGGCCTGCTGGCTGCCTGA
- a CDS encoding pyridoxamine 5'-phosphate oxidase family protein: MAIAEPVAVPPSPWHAGERLLQQQAGVAERMAVAGPKVIRDYMPDQHRIFFQQLPFVVAGAVDGQGDPWAGVLEGLPGFVTSPDPRSLRVSAVPDADDPLLAGMRPDRQLGLLGIELHTRRRNRANGRIAAWDGKRFEVAVTQSFGNCPQYIQAREFQFSRSPALRFPGTPQERGGLDDAARALIARSDTFFVATYADEGGRRVDVSHRGGKPGFVRVDGDVLTIPDFSGNRFFNTLGNMVLNPRAGLLFIDFERGDVLQLSGAAEVVLDSPEIAQFDGAERLWRVHARRVVRRPGALALRWRFDSYSPTALATGQWPSAARGA, encoded by the coding sequence ATGGCCATCGCAGAACCTGTCGCCGTCCCGCCGTCACCGTGGCATGCGGGTGAACGCCTGCTGCAACAACAGGCGGGCGTCGCCGAACGCATGGCAGTGGCGGGACCCAAAGTCATCCGCGATTACATGCCGGACCAGCACCGCATTTTTTTCCAGCAATTGCCCTTTGTGGTGGCGGGCGCGGTGGACGGCCAGGGCGATCCCTGGGCCGGCGTGCTGGAAGGCCTGCCGGGTTTCGTGACCTCGCCCGATCCGCGCAGCCTGCGCGTGTCCGCGGTGCCGGACGCCGACGACCCGCTGCTGGCCGGCATGAGGCCGGACCGGCAGCTGGGCCTGCTGGGCATCGAACTGCACACGCGCCGGCGCAACCGCGCCAACGGCCGCATCGCGGCCTGGGACGGCAAGCGTTTCGAGGTGGCGGTGACGCAGTCCTTCGGCAACTGCCCGCAGTACATCCAGGCGCGCGAGTTCCAGTTTTCGCGGTCGCCCGCCTTGCGTTTTCCCGGCACGCCGCAAGAACGCGGCGGGCTGGACGATGCGGCGCGGGCGCTGATCGCCCGGTCCGACACGTTTTTCGTGGCGACCTATGCGGACGAGGGCGGCCGCAGGGTCGATGTCTCGCATCGGGGCGGCAAGCCGGGATTCGTGCGGGTGGATGGCGACGTGCTGACCATTCCCGATTTTTCCGGCAACCGCTTCTTCAACACCTTGGGCAACATGGTGCTCAACCCGCGCGCCGGGCTGCTGTTCATCGATTTCGAGCGCGGCGACGTGCTGCAACTGAGCGGCGCGGCCGAAGTGGTGCTGGACAGCCCGGAGATCGCGCAGTTCGATGGCGCCGAACGGCTGTGGCGGGTGCATGCGCGCCGGGTAGTCCGCCGGCCCGGGGCGCTGGCCTTGCGCTGGCGCTTCGATTCCTATTCGCCGACCGCGCTGGCGACCGGGCAGTGGCCGTCAGCAGCGAGGGGTGCATAG
- a CDS encoding MFS transporter has translation MPARSEPADPASPGPMPRSLVMLLAVACALSVANVYYAQPLLDAIGREFGIAEGAVGIVVTATQLGCALALLLVVPLGDLLDRRRLMLGQLALLVLSLVAVALSAGTPWLLMGMVALGLLGTAMTQGLLALSAALAAPGERGRVVGAAQGGVVIGLLLARTLAGAVADLWGWRAVYVVSAALAAVLAVVLARRLPQRRLPAVEMGYWALLRSLYGLLATERVLRVRGMIALLMFAAFSAFWTALVLPLSAPPHSLTHSAVGAFGLVGVAGVLMAARAGRLADSGQGERTTAVGLTLLCLAWVPIAFLDQSLWLLALGVLVLDIALQALHVTNQTMIFSVNPQAHSRLVGGYMMFYAVGSGLGSIASTAVYAQAGWLGVCLLGAGISVVALAFWAVTLPRGERLAVGS, from the coding sequence ATGCCTGCTCGATCAGAACCCGCCGACCCCGCATCCCCTGGCCCGATGCCCAGATCGTTGGTGATGCTGCTGGCGGTCGCCTGCGCCCTGAGCGTGGCGAACGTGTATTACGCCCAGCCCCTGCTGGACGCCATCGGCCGCGAGTTCGGTATCGCCGAAGGCGCGGTGGGCATCGTGGTCACGGCCACGCAGTTGGGCTGCGCGCTGGCGCTGCTGTTGGTGGTGCCGCTGGGCGACCTGCTGGACCGGCGGCGCCTGATGCTGGGGCAATTGGCATTGCTGGTGCTGTCTTTGGTGGCGGTGGCGCTGTCGGCCGGTACGCCCTGGTTGCTGATGGGCATGGTGGCGCTGGGCCTCTTGGGGACCGCGATGACGCAGGGTCTTCTGGCCCTGTCCGCGGCGCTGGCCGCGCCGGGCGAGCGCGGCCGCGTGGTCGGCGCGGCGCAGGGCGGGGTAGTGATCGGCCTGCTGCTGGCGCGCACGCTGGCCGGGGCCGTGGCGGACCTGTGGGGCTGGCGCGCGGTCTACGTAGTGTCGGCGGCGCTGGCCGCCGTGCTGGCCGTGGTGCTGGCGCGGCGCCTGCCGCAACGCCGGCTGCCCGCGGTGGAGATGGGCTATTGGGCTTTGCTGCGCTCGCTCTACGGCCTGCTGGCCACCGAGCGCGTACTGCGCGTGCGCGGCATGATCGCGCTGCTGATGTTCGCCGCCTTCAGCGCCTTCTGGACCGCGCTGGTGCTGCCCCTGAGCGCGCCGCCGCATTCCCTCACGCACAGCGCGGTGGGCGCGTTCGGGCTGGTGGGTGTGGCGGGCGTGCTGATGGCGGCGCGCGCCGGCCGGCTGGCGGACAGCGGGCAGGGCGAGCGGACCACGGCCGTGGGGTTGACGCTGCTATGCCTGGCCTGGGTGCCGATCGCCTTTCTGGATCAGAGCCTGTGGCTGCTGGCGTTGGGCGTGCTGGTCCTGGATATCGCTTTGCAGGCGCTGCACGTGACTAACCAGACCATGATCTTCAGCGTGAATCCGCAGGCGCATAGTCGATTGGTCGGGGGCTACATGATGTTCTACGCGGTGGGGAGCGGGTTGGGGTCTATCGCTTCGACTGCGGTTTATGCTCAGGCGGGCTGGTTGGGGGTGTGCTTGTTGGGGGCGGGTATCAGTGTTGTGGCGCTGGCGTTCTGGGCGGTGACGTTGCCGCGTGGTGAGCGTTTGGCTGTTGGTTCTTAG
- a CDS encoding acyl-CoA synthetase → MSGMFDRGLARRDANYEALTPVDFIARAAQVYGQRLAIVHGKVRRNWAQTYERAQRLAGALAQAGIKRGDTVAVMLPNIPAMVEAHFGVPMLGAVLNTLNTRLDTPSVLFMLGHGEAQALIVDTEYAELAQRARAEFPQLKLISVHDLDTAAAELPGAVDYEAFLAGAPACYDWKPPADEWDAIALNYTSGTTGDPKGVVYHYRGAYLNAISNILEWDMPKHPVYLWTLPLFHCNGWCFAWTIAARAGVNVCLRKFDPQTVFDLIRNEGVTHYCGAPIVQSALANAPAEMRAGIDHTVRTMVAGAAPAPAVIAKMRDIGFELTHVYGLTEVYGPAAVCARQEAWDALDEEERALRNARQGVRYHLQAGVSVRNPDTMEEVPADEQTVGEVMFRGNICMKGYLKNERATDQAFAGGWFRTGDLGVMTADGYVRIKDRSKDIIISGGENISSIEVEDALYRHPAVAAVAVVAMPDPKWGETPCAFVELKPGCSATAEEIIAHCKLLLPGFKVPRAVRFGELPKTSTGKIQKFELRAAVGATQAIDVAGPGKAG, encoded by the coding sequence ATGAGCGGTATGTTCGACCGCGGCCTTGCGCGCCGCGACGCCAACTACGAAGCCCTGACCCCGGTGGATTTCATCGCCCGCGCGGCGCAGGTCTACGGCCAGCGGCTGGCCATCGTCCACGGCAAGGTGCGGCGCAACTGGGCCCAGACCTACGAGCGCGCCCAGCGCCTGGCCGGCGCGCTGGCGCAAGCCGGCATCAAGCGCGGCGACACCGTGGCCGTGATGCTGCCCAACATTCCCGCCATGGTCGAAGCCCATTTCGGCGTGCCCATGCTGGGCGCCGTGCTCAACACCCTGAACACCCGCCTGGACACGCCCAGCGTGCTGTTCATGCTGGGCCACGGCGAAGCGCAGGCGCTGATCGTGGACACCGAGTACGCCGAGCTCGCCCAGCGCGCGCGGGCCGAGTTCCCGCAACTCAAGCTCATCTCGGTGCACGACCTGGACACCGCTGCCGCCGAACTGCCCGGCGCGGTCGATTACGAAGCCTTCCTGGCCGGCGCCCCCGCCTGCTACGACTGGAAGCCGCCTGCCGACGAATGGGACGCCATCGCGCTGAACTACACCTCCGGCACCACCGGCGATCCCAAGGGCGTGGTCTACCACTACCGCGGCGCCTACCTCAACGCCATCAGCAACATCCTTGAATGGGACATGCCCAAGCATCCGGTCTATCTGTGGACGCTGCCGCTGTTCCACTGCAACGGCTGGTGTTTCGCCTGGACCATCGCCGCGCGCGCCGGGGTCAACGTCTGCCTGCGCAAGTTCGATCCGCAGACCGTGTTCGACCTGATCCGCAATGAAGGCGTCACCCACTATTGCGGCGCGCCCATCGTGCAGAGCGCGCTGGCCAACGCGCCGGCCGAGATGCGCGCCGGCATCGACCACACCGTGCGCACCATGGTGGCGGGCGCCGCGCCCGCGCCTGCCGTCATCGCCAAGATGCGCGACATCGGCTTTGAACTGACCCATGTGTACGGCCTGACCGAAGTCTACGGACCCGCAGCCGTGTGCGCCCGCCAGGAAGCCTGGGACGCGCTGGACGAGGAAGAGCGCGCGCTGCGCAATGCGCGCCAGGGCGTGCGCTACCACCTGCAGGCCGGCGTGTCCGTGCGCAATCCCGACACCATGGAAGAGGTGCCGGCCGACGAGCAGACCGTGGGCGAGGTCATGTTCCGCGGCAACATCTGCATGAAGGGCTACTTGAAGAACGAACGCGCCACCGATCAGGCCTTTGCCGGCGGCTGGTTCCGCACCGGCGACCTGGGCGTGATGACGGCCGACGGCTATGTCCGGATCAAGGACCGCAGCAAGGACATCATCATTTCCGGCGGCGAGAACATCTCCAGCATCGAAGTGGAAGACGCGCTCTATCGCCACCCTGCCGTGGCGGCGGTGGCCGTGGTGGCCATGCCCGATCCCAAGTGGGGTGAAACCCCCTGCGCCTTCGTCGAGCTCAAGCCCGGCTGCAGCGCCACCGCCGAAGAGATCATCGCGCACTGCAAGCTGCTGCTGCCCGGCTTCAAGGTGCCGCGCGCGGTGCGCTTCGGCGAGCTGCCCAAGACCTCCACCGGCAAGATCCAGAAATTCGAACTGCGCGCCGCCGTCGGCGCGACCCAGGCCATCGACGTGGCCGGCCCCGGCAAGGCCGGCTGA
- a CDS encoding MarR family winged helix-turn-helix transcriptional regulator yields MARGKPDAWSLFLTAHALVVEEIEKRLSAAGLPPLAWYDALWALERAPEGTARMFEIAERMVIARYNLTRLMDRLEAEGLVERFRSDQDRRATYARLTPKGRALRHEMWQVYGPAVDELFLSRLPQAQQDAMAASFLDIARHVRASSKESAE; encoded by the coding sequence ATGGCCAGGGGCAAGCCCGATGCGTGGAGCCTCTTCCTGACCGCGCATGCGCTGGTGGTGGAAGAAATCGAAAAGCGCCTGTCGGCCGCCGGCCTGCCGCCGCTGGCCTGGTATGACGCGCTGTGGGCGCTGGAGCGCGCGCCCGAGGGCACGGCCAGGATGTTCGAGATCGCCGAGCGCATGGTGATCGCGCGCTACAACCTGACCCGCCTGATGGACCGCCTCGAGGCCGAGGGCCTGGTCGAACGTTTCCGCTCGGACCAGGACCGCCGCGCCACCTACGCCCGCCTCACGCCCAAGGGGCGCGCGCTGCGCCACGAGATGTGGCAGGTCTACGGTCCCGCTGTCGACGAGCTGTTCCTGTCGCGGCTGCCGCAGGCGCAGCAGGACGCCATGGCGGCAAGCTTTCTCGACATCGCCCGCCACGTGCGCGCATCCAGCAAGGAGTCCGCCGAATGA
- a CDS encoding aspartate/glutamate racemase family protein, whose amino-acid sequence MNGTPLHIGIVACSAEGAALCYRTLCAEGAERLGPHAHPEISLHTHSLADYVACLDRTDLAGVGALMLSSAGKLARAGADFLICPDNTIHQALAHVLPQSPLPWLHIAEEVAAEAQARGYRRIGILGTRWLVDSSVYPDQLEAHGLQWLRPSEEDRDTLARVIMDELVLGVFKPESVARLQAVIERLRHAGCDAVVLGCTELPLVLNDGNAALPTLDSTRILARAALVRALRRA is encoded by the coding sequence ATGAATGGCACGCCCCTGCACATCGGCATCGTCGCCTGCTCCGCCGAAGGCGCCGCGCTTTGCTATCGCACCCTGTGCGCGGAAGGCGCCGAACGCCTGGGGCCGCACGCGCACCCGGAGATTTCGCTGCACACGCATTCGCTGGCGGACTACGTCGCCTGCCTGGACCGGACCGACCTGGCCGGCGTGGGCGCGCTGATGCTGTCCTCGGCCGGCAAGTTGGCGCGCGCCGGCGCGGATTTCCTGATCTGTCCGGACAACACCATCCACCAAGCGCTGGCGCATGTGCTGCCGCAATCGCCCCTGCCCTGGCTGCATATCGCCGAGGAAGTCGCGGCCGAGGCCCAGGCGCGCGGCTATCGCCGCATCGGTATCCTGGGCACGCGCTGGCTGGTGGACAGCAGCGTCTATCCGGATCAGCTGGAAGCGCACGGCTTGCAATGGCTGCGGCCGTCCGAAGAAGACCGCGACACCCTGGCCCGCGTCATCATGGACGAGCTGGTGCTTGGCGTGTTCAAGCCGGAATCCGTGGCCCGGCTGCAAGCCGTGATCGAACGCCTGCGCCACGCCGGCTGCGATGCCGTGGTGCTGGGCTGCACCGAACTGCCGCTGGTGCTGAACGATGGCAACGCCGCCCTGCCGACGCTGGATTCGACCCGCATCCTGGCGCGCGCGGCGCTGGTCCGCGCCTTGCGCCGCGCCTGA
- a CDS encoding Crp/Fnr family transcriptional regulator, with protein sequence MSDVSNIVSAAELASLFEACAWFAALEARHQDLVLATSRAEHVANGAWIARRNAPSDYWLGVHSGLLKLAIYNESGRSCTFSGVPPGGWFGEGSVIKRELRKYDVVAIQPSLVLQVPTATFHALLSASLPFSHFVIGQLNNRMGEFIASIQNHRLLDADARVAQSLAQLFNPQLYPSTDLTLAISQEELGYLTGLSRQRVNQALQTLADQDILALAYNQIKVLDLDRLRQYGLDQL encoded by the coding sequence ATGTCCGACGTTTCAAACATCGTTTCCGCTGCGGAACTGGCCAGCCTGTTCGAGGCGTGCGCCTGGTTCGCTGCACTGGAGGCCCGCCACCAGGACCTGGTGCTCGCGACGTCGCGCGCCGAACACGTGGCCAACGGCGCCTGGATCGCGCGGCGCAACGCGCCCTCGGACTATTGGCTGGGGGTGCATTCGGGCCTGTTGAAGCTGGCCATCTACAACGAGTCGGGCCGCAGCTGTACGTTTTCGGGCGTGCCGCCGGGCGGCTGGTTTGGCGAGGGCAGTGTGATCAAGCGCGAGCTGCGCAAGTACGACGTGGTGGCGATCCAGCCGTCGCTGGTGTTGCAGGTGCCTACGGCCACCTTCCATGCGCTGTTGTCGGCCAGCCTGCCGTTTTCGCATTTCGTCATCGGCCAGTTGAACAACCGCATGGGCGAGTTCATCGCCTCGATCCAGAACCACCGTTTGCTGGATGCGGACGCGCGCGTGGCGCAGTCGCTGGCGCAGCTGTTCAATCCGCAGCTGTATCCGTCCACCGATCTGACGCTGGCGATTTCGCAGGAAGAACTAGGCTATCTGACGGGCCTGTCGCGCCAGCGGGTCAACCAGGCGCTGCAGACGCTGGCGGACCAGGACATTCTGGCGCTGGCCTACAACCAGATCAAGGTGCTGGACCTGGACCGTCTGCGCCAGTACGGCCTGGACCAGCTCTGA
- a CDS encoding LysR family transcriptional regulator — MNRFHEMSVFLAVAEAQSFAAAARRLEMSAPTVTRSVSALERRLGALLLVRTTRSLRLTEAGQRYADDCRRILDEVEQADDAVAGAMAAPRGALSITAPAFFGELHVMPAVLGYLRVHREVSVRTLLVDRVVNLLDERVDVAVRIGALPDSTLTAVPVGQVRRVVCAAPAFLREHGVPQDLESLARFCTVTAAMEGRTPQWRFQQDGQPRNLRVDSQLTVTSFQAAVLAACEGWGLTQVVSYQVARHLASGALEVVLRDFELPPLPVHLVYPEGRKSSAKVRSFVEFCVEALRRDLAALPA, encoded by the coding sequence GTGAATCGATTCCATGAAATGAGCGTGTTCCTGGCGGTGGCCGAGGCACAGAGTTTCGCCGCGGCGGCGCGGCGCCTGGAAATGTCGGCGCCCACCGTCACGCGCAGCGTTTCGGCGCTGGAGCGGCGGCTGGGCGCCTTGCTGCTGGTGCGCACCACGCGCAGCCTGCGTTTGACCGAGGCCGGCCAGCGCTATGCCGACGACTGCCGCCGCATCCTCGATGAGGTGGAGCAGGCCGACGATGCCGTCGCCGGCGCCATGGCCGCGCCGCGCGGCGCGCTCAGCATCACCGCGCCCGCGTTCTTCGGCGAATTGCACGTGATGCCGGCCGTGCTGGGCTATCTGCGCGTGCACCGCGAGGTCTCGGTGCGCACGCTGCTGGTGGACCGCGTGGTGAACCTGCTGGACGAGCGCGTGGACGTGGCGGTGCGCATCGGCGCCTTGCCGGATTCCACGCTGACGGCGGTGCCGGTGGGGCAGGTGCGTCGCGTGGTCTGCGCCGCGCCCGCCTTCCTGCGCGAACATGGCGTGCCGCAGGACCTGGAGTCGCTGGCGCGCTTTTGTACGGTCACCGCGGCCATGGAGGGGCGCACGCCGCAATGGCGCTTCCAGCAGGACGGCCAGCCCAGGAACCTGCGCGTCGATTCGCAGCTGACGGTCACCTCGTTCCAGGCGGCGGTGCTGGCGGCGTGCGAGGGCTGGGGCCTGACGCAGGTGGTGTCCTACCAGGTGGCGCGGCACCTGGCCAGCGGCGCCCTGGAGGTGGTGCTGCGGGATTTCGAGCTGCCGCCGCTGCCCGTGCACCTGGTGTATCCGGAAGGCCGCAAGAGCTCCGCCAAGGTGCGCAGCTTCGTCGAATTCTGCGTCGAGGCCTTGCGCCGCGACCTGGCGGCGCTGCCCGCGTAG
- a CDS encoding acyl-CoA dehydrogenase: protein MTYQAPVKDMLFVLNHLAGLPQVAALPGFEEATPDTTQAVLEESARYTADVLAPLNHPADREPSSWRDGAVTTSPGFKQAFNLYAEAGWQGMTHPVEYGGQGLPGLIGSPCSEMLNAANLSFALCPLLTNGAIEALLTAGSPELKQRFIEPMISGRWTGTMNLTEPQAGSDLAMVRSRAQPVGDGTYRISGTKIFITYGEHDLAENILHLVLARLPDAPEGVKGISLFLVPKFLVNEDGTLGARNDVHCVSIEHKLGIKASPTCTLQFGDAGGALGYLVGQENRGLDAMFIMMNAARYAVGVQGVAVADRAHQHALAYAAERVQSRPVDGSSKDAVPIIQHPDVRRMLGTMRALTEAGRALAYYTAGHADQAHANPDAEARKRHLAVQEYLVPIVKGWCTEMSIDVASLGVQVHGGMGFIEETGAAQYYRDARILTIYEGTTAIQANDLVGRKTLRDGGAVARALLAEVGKTEAALEARSEPAARLMLTPLRQARAALADAIDFVLANAASRPNAVFAAAVPYLLLAGTTFAGWQMARALLASLDLRQEDPAFHDAKIATAQCYALHKLSQAPGLAAVVLGSGEYEVQP, encoded by the coding sequence ATGACGTACCAAGCCCCCGTGAAAGACATGCTGTTCGTGCTGAACCATCTTGCCGGCCTGCCGCAAGTCGCCGCGCTGCCCGGTTTCGAGGAAGCCACGCCCGACACCACCCAGGCCGTGCTGGAGGAATCCGCCCGCTACACCGCCGACGTGCTGGCCCCGCTGAACCACCCCGCCGACCGCGAGCCCAGTTCCTGGCGCGATGGCGCCGTCACCACCTCGCCGGGCTTCAAGCAGGCGTTCAACCTGTACGCCGAAGCCGGCTGGCAGGGCATGACGCATCCGGTGGAATACGGCGGCCAGGGCCTGCCGGGCCTGATCGGCTCGCCCTGCTCCGAAATGCTGAACGCCGCCAATCTGTCGTTCGCGCTATGCCCGCTGCTGACCAACGGCGCGATCGAGGCGCTGCTGACTGCCGGTTCGCCTGAACTGAAGCAGCGCTTCATCGAGCCCATGATTTCCGGACGCTGGACCGGCACCATGAACCTGACCGAGCCGCAGGCGGGCTCGGACCTGGCCATGGTGCGTTCGCGCGCGCAGCCCGTGGGCGACGGCACCTACCGCATCTCCGGCACCAAGATCTTCATCACCTACGGCGAGCACGACCTGGCCGAGAACATCCTGCACCTGGTGCTGGCGCGCCTGCCCGACGCGCCCGAAGGCGTCAAAGGCATTTCGCTGTTCCTGGTGCCCAAGTTCCTGGTGAACGAAGACGGCACGCTGGGCGCGCGCAACGACGTCCATTGCGTGTCGATCGAGCACAAGCTGGGCATCAAGGCCAGCCCCACCTGCACGCTGCAGTTCGGCGACGCGGGCGGCGCGCTGGGCTACCTGGTGGGCCAGGAGAACCGCGGCCTGGACGCCATGTTCATCATGATGAATGCCGCCCGCTACGCCGTGGGCGTGCAGGGCGTCGCCGTCGCCGACCGCGCCCACCAGCACGCGCTGGCCTATGCCGCCGAGCGCGTGCAGAGCCGCCCGGTGGACGGCTCCTCCAAGGACGCCGTGCCCATCATCCAGCACCCCGACGTGCGCCGCATGCTGGGTACGATGCGCGCGCTGACCGAGGCCGGCCGCGCGCTGGCCTACTACACTGCGGGCCATGCCGACCAGGCGCACGCCAACCCCGACGCCGAGGCCCGCAAGCGCCACCTGGCGGTGCAGGAATACCTGGTGCCCATCGTCAAGGGCTGGTGCACCGAGATGTCCATCGACGTGGCCAGCCTGGGCGTGCAGGTACACGGCGGCATGGGCTTCATCGAGGAAACCGGGGCGGCGCAGTACTACCGCGACGCGCGCATCCTGACGATCTACGAAGGCACCACGGCGATCCAGGCCAATGACCTGGTGGGCCGCAAGACCCTGCGCGACGGTGGCGCGGTTGCCCGCGCTCTGCTCGCGGAAGTCGGCAAGACCGAAGCGGCGCTGGAAGCCCGCAGCGAACCGGCCGCCCGTCTGATGCTGACGCCTTTGCGCCAGGCCCGCGCGGCCCTGGCCGACGCCATCGACTTCGTGCTGGCCAACGCCGCCAGCCGCCCCAACGCCGTATTTGCCGCGGCCGTGCCGTATCTGCTGCTGGCGGGCACCACCTTTGCCGGCTGGCAGATGGCGCGCGCGCTGCTGGCCAGCCTGGACCTGCGCCAGGAAGACCCGGCCTTCCACGACGCCAAGATCGCCACCGCGCAATGCTACGCGTTGCATAAGCTGAGCCAGGCGCCTGGGCTTGCGGCGGTGGTGCTGGGATCTGGGGAGTATGAAGTGCAGCCGTAG
- a CDS encoding winged helix-turn-helix transcriptional regulator, giving the protein MVKRTSLEGAACPVARSLDAIGDWWSLLIVRDAFDGLRRFGELQKSLGVAKNILSDRLRTLVAHGILEVAPASDGSAYQEYVLTDKGRALFPVIVGLRQWGEEHYYGAAEPHSTLIDRKRGQPVRKLEIRAQDGRLLGPDDAVVQKTALAG; this is encoded by the coding sequence ATGGTCAAACGCACTAGTCTCGAAGGCGCCGCCTGCCCGGTGGCACGCTCCCTGGACGCGATCGGCGACTGGTGGTCGCTGCTGATCGTGCGCGACGCCTTCGATGGATTACGGCGTTTCGGCGAGCTGCAGAAAAGCCTGGGCGTGGCCAAGAACATCCTCAGCGACCGGCTGCGCACGCTGGTGGCGCATGGCATCCTGGAAGTGGCGCCGGCCTCGGATGGCAGCGCCTACCAGGAATACGTGCTGACGGACAAAGGCCGGGCGCTCTTCCCGGTGATCGTGGGCTTGCGCCAATGGGGCGAAGAGCACTACTACGGCGCCGCCGAACCCCACTCGACGCTGATAGACCGCAAGCGCGGCCAGCCGGTGCGCAAGCTGGAAATCCGGGCGCAGGACGGCCGCCTGCTCGGCCCGGACGACGCCGTGGTGCAGAAGACCGCTCTGGCGGGCTAG